The Roseicyclus marinus genome has a segment encoding these proteins:
- a CDS encoding ATP-binding cassette domain-containing protein: MGDAALPGRGAIIAGSLVINILGLAFPLFMLQVYDRILPFRSTDTLFVMAVGVFIALCFEAYLRYCRAEISNQLSAKFEHGATLKLMARNLARPLNETEWAGPGRLMESFRSISNLKSYYAGQNFQQILDLPFVLIYIAVAAAISPVIGASIIVGYVCFAVASLVFLRSFSRLSHDHKELEARRTNFLTETFKNAHTLKSLAMEATIMRRYERLARASAEYHAKMTRLIEGTSIIGTTFSALLSATAISLGAYLSIEGQITNGELAAIILLTLRCAAPVQRFGSLFVRQLQDTALSDRLAEEIMEQAQPRPGMPGQGEGQSDPAAPAALPRVVFRDVTATFKSTDREILSACNFVFNAGEFVVLTGPSGSGRSTVLELIAGFIEPTKGEVRFECPAGSAWTDLKSPPRLGYLSATSEFFDGTLLDNVSLFESVDVDAVRDLSRRMGADEIISRLPYGLNTGVGDKVVEILPAGWSKHIMAVRAFASGLDIVLIDNATVDFDVAQERKFRNFLASMKGKVTIILVSDKADYSDLADRICVVDGGRLQYAEDFSYKDGAFSRLPLRRGAEVLAAEADLVPTLSGPAAMRQHLPNVLKQVFKTQNQVSACFPALLEAVDFNGSVRDVFEALPYFEDELTFDDLNNSMARLGFRIEERRARIDRLDPRLLPCLFVPPDRPALVVENRDGSCSAHDGTRDCDIADLPQSARLGTIYRYHSKSTADAEVQDWVVSIFRRFSSLIPSLFFIGTLHAGLTLASPLFLILVYGSVIPSGSLIFLAELYIGVVLTVLIGFFALRQKASILAFISGRVDYLMSTSILSRVLAMPSAYTERASIGSQYARLRGFEGLRDVFHSPIGSLFVDLPSTLVVAAALFVINPLAALVFAGAVTLYVVTYKFMLPRVSDAVSLAASASAARNEFLIETIFKLRSIREIGGASIWLERMRGISAHAVDASSKAASLAAVNYSIGHLIMTTAGLAIVAISIPSVWAGTASPVVLIVSMTLMWRVLNPAQMVFSNLTRVEGLNAAKRQINSLMQVRPERPMAFNYASSIALKGGVEFSKVSFRYSPQADPSLLSVDFKLEPGQILAVGGANGAGKSTLMSLILGMYRPQAGSIMFDAIDSRQIDPFKIRRSIGYAPAQAQMFRATILQNVMFSRPDASMDQIWSALEMSGAAEGIRALSQGLDHRLGDGRNELPFSLVSQISLARAYLSEGPLLLLDEPTRGLSPENEQLFLKVLDTMRGKKTIIFSSHRISELRRADKVLLLDKGYVRAFAPPREIFRDPAASMSNSA; encoded by the coding sequence ATGGGCGATGCGGCCCTTCCGGGGCGTGGGGCAATCATTGCCGGCTCGCTCGTGATCAACATTCTCGGCCTCGCCTTTCCACTCTTCATGCTGCAGGTCTATGACCGGATCTTGCCATTCCGGTCCACCGACACGCTGTTCGTCATGGCGGTCGGCGTTTTCATCGCGCTCTGCTTCGAGGCATATCTCAGATATTGTCGCGCCGAGATCTCCAACCAGCTGTCCGCGAAATTCGAACATGGCGCGACGCTGAAACTGATGGCACGCAACCTTGCGCGGCCCTTGAATGAAACCGAATGGGCCGGTCCCGGACGGCTGATGGAAAGCTTCCGATCGATCTCGAACCTCAAATCCTATTATGCGGGCCAGAATTTCCAGCAGATCCTCGATCTGCCTTTCGTCTTGATCTACATCGCCGTCGCCGCCGCCATCAGCCCGGTCATCGGTGCCAGCATCATCGTCGGCTACGTCTGTTTCGCGGTGGCCTCTCTCGTGTTCCTGCGGTCCTTTTCGAGACTGTCGCATGACCACAAGGAACTCGAGGCGCGCCGGACGAATTTCCTCACGGAAACCTTCAAGAATGCGCACACGCTGAAATCGCTCGCGATGGAAGCCACCATCATGCGCCGCTACGAACGTCTGGCGCGGGCCTCGGCCGAATACCACGCCAAGATGACGCGGTTGATCGAAGGAACCTCGATCATCGGGACGACATTCTCGGCGCTCCTGTCGGCCACGGCGATCTCGCTCGGGGCCTATCTGTCGATCGAAGGGCAGATCACCAACGGCGAATTGGCGGCGATCATCTTGTTGACCCTGCGCTGTGCGGCACCCGTGCAGCGCTTTGGCAGCCTCTTCGTGCGTCAGTTGCAAGATACGGCGCTCAGCGACAGGCTGGCCGAAGAAATCATGGAGCAGGCCCAGCCACGTCCCGGGATGCCGGGGCAGGGGGAAGGCCAATCCGATCCCGCAGCACCTGCCGCCTTGCCCCGCGTGGTGTTCCGGGATGTCACCGCGACCTTCAAATCGACAGATCGCGAAATCCTGTCTGCGTGCAATTTCGTGTTCAATGCCGGGGAATTCGTCGTGTTGACCGGACCAAGCGGCTCGGGGCGCTCCACGGTTCTCGAATTGATCGCGGGTTTCATCGAGCCGACAAAGGGCGAGGTGCGCTTCGAATGTCCGGCCGGGTCCGCCTGGACCGACCTCAAGTCGCCGCCGCGTCTGGGTTATCTTTCGGCGACCAGCGAATTTTTCGACGGAACGCTCCTCGACAACGTCTCCCTTTTCGAAAGCGTTGATGTCGATGCGGTGCGCGATCTGTCGCGCCGCATGGGCGCCGACGAGATCATCTCGCGCTTGCCTTATGGTCTGAATACCGGTGTGGGCGACAAGGTCGTGGAAATCCTGCCCGCGGGCTGGTCAAAGCACATCATGGCCGTGCGGGCCTTTGCCAGCGGTCTCGACATCGTCCTGATCGACAATGCCACGGTGGATTTCGACGTGGCCCAGGAACGCAAGTTCCGCAACTTCCTCGCCTCGATGAAGGGCAAGGTCACGATCATCCTCGTTTCCGACAAGGCCGATTACAGCGATCTGGCCGACAGGATCTGCGTCGTGGACGGCGGGCGGCTGCAATATGCAGAGGATTTTTCCTACAAGGATGGCGCCTTCAGCAGACTTCCCTTGCGGCGCGGGGCAGAGGTGCTGGCGGCCGAAGCGGATCTCGTTCCGACCCTGTCGGGCCCTGCGGCGATGCGCCAGCATCTGCCCAACGTCCTGAAACAGGTCTTCAAGACCCAGAACCAGGTGTCGGCTTGTTTTCCGGCCCTGCTCGAAGCGGTCGATTTCAACGGATCGGTCCGCGACGTGTTCGAGGCGCTGCCCTATTTCGAGGACGAGCTGACCTTCGACGATCTCAACAATTCCATGGCGCGTCTCGGCTTTCGCATCGAAGAGCGCCGGGCGCGCATCGACCGGCTCGATCCACGTCTCTTGCCCTGTCTTTTCGTTCCCCCGGATCGGCCCGCCCTTGTGGTCGAGAACCGTGACGGCAGCTGCAGCGCCCATGACGGGACCAGGGACTGCGACATCGCCGATCTTCCCCAATCCGCGCGGCTGGGCACCATCTACCGGTATCATTCCAAATCCACGGCTGATGCCGAGGTGCAGGACTGGGTCGTGTCGATCTTCCGGCGCTTCTCCTCGCTGATCCCCAGCCTGTTCTTCATCGGCACCCTGCATGCCGGGCTGACGCTGGCCAGCCCGCTCTTTCTCATTCTGGTCTATGGCAGCGTCATTCCTTCGGGATCGTTGATCTTTCTCGCCGAACTCTACATCGGCGTTGTGCTGACGGTCCTCATCGGCTTCTTCGCCCTTCGGCAAAAGGCGTCGATCCTCGCCTTCATTTCCGGTCGCGTCGACTACCTGATGAGCACGTCGATCCTGTCGCGCGTCCTGGCGATGCCATCGGCCTATACCGAACGTGCCTCGATCGGGTCGCAATACGCGCGGCTGCGCGGGTTCGAGGGGCTGCGCGATGTCTTTCACAGCCCGATCGGATCGCTTTTCGTGGATCTGCCCTCGACACTTGTGGTGGCGGCCGCCCTCTTCGTGATCAACCCGCTGGCGGCGCTGGTCTTTGCGGGGGCCGTGACGCTTTACGTCGTGACCTACAAATTCATGCTGCCAAGGGTCTCCGATGCGGTGAGCCTTGCTGCCAGCGCCTCCGCCGCCCGCAACGAATTCCTCATCGAGACGATCTTCAAGCTGCGCTCGATCCGCGAGATCGGCGGCGCGAGCATCTGGCTGGAGCGCATGAGGGGCATTTCCGCCCATGCGGTCGATGCCTCGTCCAAGGCGGCATCGCTGGCTGCCGTCAATTACTCGATCGGTCACCTTATCATGACCACGGCGGGTCTTGCCATCGTGGCGATCTCCATCCCGTCGGTCTGGGCCGGGACCGCATCTCCGGTCGTGCTGATCGTATCCATGACGCTCATGTGGCGGGTTCTGAACCCCGCGCAGATGGTGTTTTCCAACCTCACGAGGGTCGAAGGGCTCAATGCCGCCAAGCGCCAGATCAACTCGCTCATGCAGGTGCGCCCGGAACGCCCCATGGCCTTCAACTATGCATCCAGCATCGCCCTGAAAGGTGGCGTGGAGTTTTCCAAGGTCTCCTTCCGCTATTCGCCGCAGGCCGATCCCTCCCTGCTCAGCGTCGATTTCAAGCTCGAACCGGGGCAGATCCTCGCGGTCGGGGGGGCGAATGGCGCGGGCAAATCAACCCTGATGTCGCTGATCCTCGGCATGTACCGCCCGCAGGCGGGCTCCATCATGTTCGACGCCATCGACAGCCGACAGATCGACCCGTTCAAGATCCGCCGTTCGATCGGCTATGCGCCCGCGCAGGCCCAGATGTTTCGCGCGACGATCCTGCAGAACGTGATGTTCTCGCGCCCCGACGCCTCCATGGACCAGATCTGGAGCGCGCTGGAAATGTCGGGGGCCGCCGAGGGTATCCGGGCGCTGTCGCAGGGGCTCGACCACCGGCTCGGGGATGGTCGCAATGAATTGCCTTTCAGCCTCGTATCGCAGATATCGCTTGCGCGGGCCTATCTCAGCGAGGGTCCGCTGCTCTTGCTGGATGAACCGACCCGCGGCCTGTCGCCGGAAAACGAGCAGCTGTTTCTCAAGGTTCTCGACACGATGCGGGGCAAGAAGACGATCATTTTCAGTTCCCACCGGATCAGCGAGCTTCGACGCGCCG
- a CDS encoding efflux transporter outer membrane subunit yields MSLALILAACSPVGDLQDIDNGRNEIASWFPERFAATATDPGGGVEYFWWHTFSSRELNSVVHTALEGNYDLQSALARLQQARTQVLIDNSQRLPTVDLSPSLGIDMPGGGIGTAIDGGSQRPRQVWQAGLTVNYEVNLLGRDTFATRAAYNRALASEFAREALVVSLVSEVARTYFEVVALNERVAVAERNLAAITAITQGLQVRLDRGNATLVDVIQQRILQNNTSAEVNALILQREQVTNRLATLLGLPPSAVSVDAMSLTEIALPSVDPGLPSDLLCRRPDIRRAEANLVSAQLDLSAARANLFPSISLTGSTGLGSLELADILSPRSIFVNSSATLIQTVFDGGRREAEVELATGRNRELLADYANTVVTALREVEDALTGVDLTTRQYLALRDASDLAQQMLDLSVSSVERGGLDYFQLLEIQRTVLQTQDREIVARLGQLQASVDLVKALGGTLAAAPPEDCVEDPSSNAQGEL; encoded by the coding sequence TTGTCGCTCGCATTGATTTTGGCGGCCTGCTCACCTGTGGGTGATCTGCAGGATATCGACAATGGCCGAAACGAAATCGCGAGCTGGTTTCCAGAGCGTTTTGCCGCTACCGCCACGGACCCTGGGGGGGGCGTCGAGTATTTCTGGTGGCACACCTTCTCGAGCCGTGAGCTCAACAGCGTCGTCCATACCGCGCTCGAGGGAAATTATGACCTTCAAAGTGCTTTGGCGCGGCTTCAGCAGGCCCGCACACAGGTCCTGATCGACAATTCGCAGCGCTTGCCGACGGTGGATTTGTCGCCAAGTCTCGGGATCGACATGCCCGGCGGCGGTATCGGCACGGCGATCGACGGCGGATCGCAGCGCCCGCGCCAGGTCTGGCAGGCCGGTCTCACCGTCAATTACGAGGTCAATCTCCTCGGGCGCGACACCTTCGCCACGCGCGCCGCCTACAACCGGGCGCTCGCCAGCGAATTCGCCCGCGAGGCGCTTGTCGTCAGCCTCGTCAGCGAAGTCGCCCGCACCTATTTCGAAGTGGTGGCCCTGAACGAACGCGTGGCGGTCGCCGAGCGCAATCTCGCGGCGATCACGGCGATCACCCAGGGTCTCCAGGTCCGGCTGGACCGGGGGAATGCGACGCTTGTCGACGTGATCCAGCAACGGATCCTCCAGAACAACACCAGCGCCGAGGTCAACGCCCTGATCTTGCAGCGCGAACAGGTGACCAACCGGCTTGCGACCCTGCTGGGTCTTCCACCCTCGGCGGTCAGTGTCGATGCGATGTCGTTGACGGAAATCGCGCTGCCCTCCGTCGATCCGGGGCTGCCATCGGACCTCTTGTGCCGCCGCCCCGACATCCGGCGGGCCGAGGCGAATTTGGTCAGCGCCCAGCTCGACCTGAGCGCGGCACGGGCAAATCTGTTCCCCTCGATCTCGTTGACCGGGTCCACAGGGCTTGGCAGCCTCGAACTGGCCGATATCCTGTCGCCGCGCAGCATCTTCGTGAATTCCTCGGCCACGCTGATCCAGACCGTTTTCGACGGCGGCCGCAGGGAGGCCGAAGTCGAACTGGCGACCGGCCGCAACCGGGAATTGTTGGCCGATTACGCCAATACGGTCGTCACGGCCCTGCGCGAGGTCGAGGATGCCTTGACCGGCGTGGATTTGACGACACGCCAATACCTGGCGCTGCGCGATGCCAGCGATCTTGCCCAGCAAATGCTGGATTTGAGCGTTTCTTCCGTCGAACGCGGCGGTCTCGACTATTTTCAGTTATTGGAAATTCAGCGCACGGTTCTGCAAACGCAGGACCGCGAAATCGTTGCGCGGCTCGGTCAACTACAAGCCTCTGTGGATTTGGTAAAGGCGCTTGGCGGCACATTGGCGGCCGCCCCGCCCGAGGATTGTGTTGAAGATCCGTCTTCGAATGCGCAAGGTGAACTTTAG